The Candidatus Manganitrophus noduliformans genome includes a window with the following:
- a CDS encoding CgeB family protein, which translates to MRIVLFYHSLISDWNHGNAHFLRGVAGELIARGHELRIFEPRDGWSLRSLLAEQGPAAIDRFQRAYPGLRSAFYDPAAIDLDEALDGADLVVVHEWNPPELVGRIGQHRARSRGYRLLFHDTHHRSVTAPEEVARYDLAHYDGVLAYGRVIRDLYLSRGWAAAAWTWHEAADTRLFRPIKGKREGDLVWIGNWGDNERTEELHTFLLEPVKALGLNARVHGVRYPEEGRRALTEAGIGYAGWLPNDEVPEVFARFRVTVHIPRRPYVRALPGIPTIRPFEALACGIPLISTPWDDSEALFTPGADFLVARTGEEMKRHLKMLLNDRSSAEALAAHGRVTILARHTCAHRVDQLLTIFAGLNLPEEKEVSA; encoded by the coding sequence GTGCGGATCGTCCTCTTCTATCACTCATTGATCTCGGATTGGAACCACGGGAACGCCCATTTCTTGCGCGGTGTGGCGGGCGAGCTCATCGCGCGCGGCCACGAACTTCGCATCTTCGAGCCGCGCGACGGGTGGAGCCTCCGCAGCCTCCTCGCGGAGCAGGGGCCCGCGGCGATTGACCGCTTTCAGCGGGCCTACCCGGGGCTGCGAAGCGCTTTTTACGATCCGGCCGCGATCGATCTCGATGAAGCGCTCGACGGGGCCGACCTCGTCGTGGTCCACGAATGGAATCCCCCCGAACTGGTCGGGCGGATCGGACAACATCGCGCCCGCAGCAGGGGCTACCGGCTTCTCTTCCACGACACCCATCATCGAAGCGTCACCGCGCCGGAAGAGGTGGCCCGGTACGATCTCGCCCATTACGACGGCGTCCTCGCCTACGGGCGGGTGATCCGCGATCTCTATCTTTCCCGCGGTTGGGCGGCCGCCGCCTGGACCTGGCATGAAGCGGCCGACACCCGCCTCTTTCGCCCGATTAAGGGGAAGCGGGAGGGGGATCTTGTCTGGATCGGCAACTGGGGGGACAACGAGCGGACCGAGGAGCTGCACACCTTCCTTTTGGAGCCGGTCAAAGCGCTCGGTCTCAATGCCCGTGTTCACGGGGTCCGCTACCCCGAAGAAGGCCGCCGCGCCCTCACCGAGGCCGGGATCGGCTATGCCGGATGGCTTCCGAACGATGAAGTGCCGGAGGTCTTCGCCCGCTTCCGGGTGACGGTCCATATCCCGCGGCGGCCGTATGTTCGGGCTCTTCCCGGCATCCCGACCATCCGCCCCTTCGAGGCGCTCGCCTGCGGTATCCCGCTGATCTCGACCCCCTGGGACGACAGTGAGGCGCTGTTTACCCCCGGCGCCGACTTCCTCGTCGCCCGGACAGGGGAGGAGATGAAGCGGCATTTGAAAATGCTCCTCAACGATCGCTCCTCTGCGGAAGCGCTGGCCGCCCACGGCCGGGTGACGATCCTGGCGCGGCATACCTGCGCCCACCGGGTCGATCAGCTCCTTACGATTTTTGCGGGTCTGAATCTACCAGAAGAAAAGGAGGTTTCCGCATGA
- a CDS encoding glycosyltransferase family 4 protein: MAIHHEKAPRRILMTADTVGGVWTYALELARALGRHGVAVSLATMGAPIRPEQRAEAEAMPNLTLYPSAFKLEWMESPWEEVARAGEWLLDLEGQIQPDLIHLNGYAHGALPWKAPVLVTGHSCVLSWWRSVKGEEAPAAWDRYREAVSRGLQKADCVVAPTGAMLAELRKYYGPLRRDRVIPNGREASFFTAHPKEPLIFTAGRLWDEAKNVALLDRIAHDLPWPVFVAGESRHPDGKEVAFNALRPLGRLSAAALAGWLSRAAIYVLPARYEPFGLAPLEAALSGCALVLGDPPSLREVWGEAALFVPPDDPEALRAVLRRLIDDPLLRESIACRARAQADRYTSDRMAAGYLMLYQKMINEQEAFTCGSSSSITH; encoded by the coding sequence ATGGCGATTCATCATGAAAAAGCGCCCCGCCGCATTTTGATGACGGCCGACACCGTCGGCGGGGTCTGGACCTATGCGCTGGAGCTGGCTCGCGCCCTCGGCCGGCACGGCGTGGCGGTATCCCTTGCGACAATGGGGGCGCCGATTCGACCGGAGCAACGGGCCGAAGCCGAAGCGATGCCGAATCTCACCCTTTATCCGAGCGCGTTCAAGCTGGAGTGGATGGAGTCGCCGTGGGAGGAGGTCGCCCGGGCGGGCGAATGGCTGCTCGATTTGGAGGGGCAAATTCAACCCGATCTGATCCATCTCAACGGCTACGCGCACGGGGCGCTCCCTTGGAAAGCGCCGGTCCTGGTCACCGGGCATTCCTGTGTCCTCTCCTGGTGGCGGAGTGTGAAGGGAGAGGAGGCGCCCGCCGCCTGGGACCGCTACCGTGAAGCGGTTTCGCGAGGGCTGCAGAAGGCCGATTGTGTCGTGGCGCCGACCGGGGCGATGCTCGCAGAGCTCCGGAAATATTACGGTCCGCTGCGGAGAGACCGCGTGATCCCCAACGGACGAGAGGCCTCGTTCTTTACGGCGCATCCGAAGGAGCCTTTGATCTTCACCGCGGGGCGGCTCTGGGACGAGGCGAAGAATGTCGCCCTGCTCGACCGGATCGCACACGATCTCCCGTGGCCGGTTTTTGTCGCGGGAGAGTCGCGTCATCCCGACGGGAAGGAAGTTGCGTTCAACGCCCTCCGGCCGCTCGGCCGGCTCTCCGCGGCCGCGCTCGCCGGCTGGCTTTCGCGGGCGGCGATTTATGTTCTCCCGGCCCGGTATGAACCGTTCGGTCTCGCCCCTCTCGAAGCGGCGTTATCGGGCTGCGCGCTCGTTCTCGGCGATCCGCCGAGTCTTCGGGAGGTATGGGGAGAGGCGGCGCTGTTCGTCCCTCCCGATGATCCGGAAGCGCTCCGGGCCGTCCTCCGGCGATTGATCGACGATCCTCTTCTGCGGGAGTCGATCGCCTGCCGGGCCCGCGCTCAGGCCGACCGTTATACGTCCGACCGGATGGCGGCGGGGTATCTCATGCTGTATCAAAAGATGATCAACGAACAGGAGGCATTTACGTGCGGATCGTCCTCTTCTATCACTCATTGA
- a CDS encoding inositol-3-phosphate synthase, which yields MKRVKREEKGGGRAIAPASGKLGVLIPGVGGAVSTTLIAGVHLINKGLAKPVGSLTQMERVRLGKRSRPRWKGIKELVPLAPLTDLVFGGWDIFPDDGHEAAIKAGVLPAEQLKEVREELRSVRPLPAVFDPKFLRNLRGPHVKQGRRKIDLAEALMKEMEEFKTANDLSRLVMVWCGSTEVYQEQKEVHRTIEAFEKGLKENDPDISPSMIYAYAAIRLGIPYVNGAPNTSVEIPALAETARARMVPIAGKDFKTGQTLMKTILAPGLRARMLGVRGWFSTNILGNRDGEVLDDPGSFHAKEVTKSSVLSSILDSGLYPELYNALYHKVRIEYYPPRGDAKEGWDNIDIFGWMGQPMQIKINFLCRDSILAAPVVLDLILFMDLARRAKLKGTQEWLSFYFKAPMARPDLAPMHDLFVQHLKLTNTLRILAGEEVLHHSGLDYYEEAA from the coding sequence ATGAAGCGTGTGAAACGGGAAGAAAAAGGAGGGGGTCGCGCCATCGCCCCCGCCTCCGGAAAACTCGGTGTTTTGATTCCGGGGGTCGGCGGCGCGGTCTCGACGACGCTGATCGCGGGGGTTCACCTGATCAACAAAGGGCTGGCGAAACCGGTCGGCTCGCTGACGCAGATGGAGCGGGTCCGGCTGGGGAAGCGCTCCCGGCCCCGCTGGAAAGGGATCAAGGAGCTCGTCCCGCTCGCCCCCCTGACCGATCTGGTCTTCGGCGGATGGGATATCTTCCCCGACGACGGCCATGAAGCGGCGATCAAGGCGGGGGTCCTCCCTGCGGAGCAGTTAAAGGAGGTGCGGGAAGAACTCCGGTCGGTCCGGCCCCTTCCCGCCGTCTTCGATCCGAAGTTCCTCCGGAATTTGCGCGGCCCTCATGTCAAACAGGGGCGGCGGAAAATCGATCTCGCCGAGGCGTTGATGAAAGAGATGGAGGAGTTCAAGACGGCGAACGACCTCTCCCGTCTCGTCATGGTCTGGTGCGGATCGACCGAGGTTTATCAGGAACAGAAAGAAGTCCACCGGACGATCGAAGCGTTCGAGAAGGGATTGAAAGAGAACGATCCCGACATTTCCCCCTCGATGATCTACGCCTATGCGGCGATCCGGCTCGGCATCCCTTATGTGAACGGGGCGCCGAACACGTCTGTTGAGATTCCGGCGCTCGCCGAGACGGCCAGGGCGCGGATGGTCCCGATCGCGGGGAAAGATTTCAAGACCGGCCAGACCTTGATGAAGACGATTCTGGCGCCGGGCCTGCGGGCGCGGATGCTCGGGGTGCGCGGGTGGTTTTCGACGAACATCCTCGGCAACCGGGACGGCGAGGTCCTCGACGATCCCGGCTCTTTCCATGCCAAGGAGGTGACGAAATCGTCGGTTCTCAGCTCGATCCTCGATTCCGGCCTCTACCCCGAGCTCTACAACGCGCTCTACCACAAGGTGCGGATCGAATATTATCCCCCGCGCGGCGACGCCAAGGAGGGATGGGACAACATCGACATCTTCGGCTGGATGGGGCAACCGATGCAGATCAAGATCAACTTCCTCTGCCGCGATTCGATCCTGGCGGCGCCGGTGGTCCTCGATCTGATTCTTTTCATGGATCTCGCCCGGCGGGCGAAGCTCAAAGGGACGCAGGAGTGGCTCTCGTTTTATTTCAAAGCGCCGATGGCGCGGCCCGATCTCGCCCCGATGCATGACCTCTTCGTCCAACATCTCAAGCTGACCAACACGCTGCGGATTCTGGCCGGCGAAGAGGTGCTGCATCATTCGGGGCTCGATTATTATGAGGAAGCGGCTTGA
- a CDS encoding TIGR04295 family B12-binding domain-containing radical SAM protein, whose amino-acid sequence MKVALVNPHWTFDGSIYFGCREVHLPLEYGYAKALLEREGAEVLIIDGLAEGLSREEIRARAAAFAPDVTVITTAPSYLFWRCAPPELRVPIETVSDLRPVGGALIAIGPHGSTTPTITLKKLGVDAVILGEAEEILSILIRKPIGEWGEVPSVCYRAGDQIRVQGGPHACDMAALPPLRWSRESLARHPHHHHRFEAPPDGPGAEMETSRGCPYHCTFCAKENFRDDYRKRPLPVILEELDGLIEAGATYLYFIDEIFLPSKPLLEGIAERGIRFGVQTRIDLWSPPMLALLGRAGCVSIEAGVESISPEGRKWLDKPSRLSTDEIVARLIDAKRQVPFVQANLLEAHMDDPAAIEAWRERLAKEGIWANKPVPLFPYPGSPDYVRKWGLPDEQAWERAHAHYLREYEAFSDIQDQRPIPLQMLESNTGEHERRSA is encoded by the coding sequence ATGAAGGTCGCGCTGGTCAATCCCCATTGGACCTTCGACGGAAGCATCTACTTCGGCTGCCGCGAGGTCCATCTCCCGTTGGAATACGGCTACGCCAAGGCCTTGCTGGAGCGAGAGGGGGCGGAGGTCCTCATCATCGACGGCTTGGCGGAGGGGCTTTCGCGGGAAGAGATCCGCGCCCGCGCGGCAGCCTTCGCCCCCGATGTGACCGTGATCACCACCGCGCCGAGCTATCTCTTCTGGCGCTGCGCGCCGCCGGAGCTGCGGGTTCCGATCGAAACAGTTTCCGATCTGCGGCCGGTCGGCGGAGCGTTGATCGCCATCGGCCCGCACGGCTCGACGACCCCGACGATCACCTTGAAGAAGCTCGGGGTCGACGCCGTGATCCTCGGCGAAGCGGAGGAGATCTTGTCGATTCTCATCCGGAAACCGATCGGGGAGTGGGGCGAGGTCCCGTCGGTCTGCTACCGCGCGGGAGACCAGATCCGCGTCCAGGGGGGGCCGCATGCCTGCGACATGGCGGCCCTGCCGCCGCTCCGCTGGTCGCGCGAGAGCCTCGCCCGTCATCCGCACCATCACCACCGGTTCGAGGCCCCTCCCGACGGCCCCGGCGCCGAGATGGAGACCTCGCGCGGCTGCCCCTATCATTGCACCTTCTGCGCGAAGGAGAACTTCCGGGACGACTATCGCAAGCGCCCCCTGCCGGTCATCTTGGAAGAGCTCGACGGCCTCATCGAAGCGGGGGCGACCTATCTCTACTTCATCGATGAGATCTTCCTCCCGAGCAAGCCGCTCCTGGAAGGGATCGCGGAGCGGGGGATTCGCTTCGGCGTCCAGACCCGGATCGATCTCTGGAGCCCGCCGATGCTGGCGCTCCTGGGCCGGGCCGGCTGCGTGTCGATCGAAGCGGGGGTCGAGAGCATCAGCCCGGAGGGGAGGAAGTGGCTCGATAAGCCGAGCCGGCTCTCCACCGACGAAATCGTCGCGCGTCTGATCGATGCCAAGCGGCAGGTCCCCTTCGTTCAGGCGAACCTCCTCGAAGCCCACATGGACGATCCGGCGGCGATCGAAGCGTGGCGGGAGCGCCTGGCGAAAGAGGGGATCTGGGCAAACAAGCCGGTTCCGCTCTTTCCCTACCCCGGTTCCCCCGACTATGTCCGCAAATGGGGCCTACCCGACGAGCAGGCGTGGGAGCGGGCGCACGCGCACTATCTTCGAGAGTACGAAGCATTCAGCGATATTCAGGACCAACGGCCCATTCCGTTACAGATGCTGGAATCGAATACCGGAGAACACGAAAGGCGGTCGGCTTGA
- a CDS encoding sugar phosphate nucleotidyltransferase yields the protein MWGIIPAAGVGSRIQPLAFSKELLPVGSRLDGEVERPRAVSEYLIERMILAGADKICLIISPGKSDILEYYGGRVSSAHLCYTVQPRPAGLCDAIFSALPLIHPEEPVLVGLPDTIWFPETGLARLPAEGLSFLLFPVARPEFFDAVVTDGAGAVLKIEVKQPKPSTHWIWGAFRLPGGVLRDLFELWCARDRRDEYIGTLVNAYIERGGAVRGVPAGEAYVDVGTIHGYREAIKLLSARGAERMRPGLRQRPQKSDPTETDSRRVA from the coding sequence ATGTGGGGAATTATCCCGGCGGCGGGGGTCGGAAGCCGCATTCAACCGCTCGCCTTTTCCAAAGAGCTGTTACCGGTCGGGAGCCGGCTCGACGGCGAGGTCGAGCGGCCCCGCGCGGTGAGCGAGTATCTGATCGAGCGGATGATCCTGGCCGGGGCCGACAAGATTTGTCTGATCATCTCCCCCGGCAAGTCGGACATTCTGGAATATTACGGCGGCCGTGTCTCCTCGGCGCACCTCTGCTACACCGTTCAGCCCCGGCCCGCCGGTCTCTGCGACGCGATCTTCTCCGCGCTGCCGCTGATCCACCCGGAGGAGCCGGTGCTCGTCGGGCTTCCCGATACCATCTGGTTTCCGGAGACGGGGCTGGCGCGGCTGCCGGCGGAGGGGCTCTCGTTTCTCCTCTTCCCGGTGGCGCGGCCCGAGTTCTTCGACGCGGTGGTGACCGACGGGGCGGGAGCGGTTTTGAAGATCGAGGTCAAGCAGCCGAAGCCGTCGACCCACTGGATCTGGGGGGCGTTCCGGCTTCCCGGCGGGGTGCTGCGCGATCTCTTCGAGCTTTGGTGCGCGCGGGACCGCCGGGACGAGTATATCGGAACCCTCGTGAACGCCTACATCGAGCGCGGCGGGGCGGTCCGTGGGGTCCCGGCGGGCGAAGCGTATGTCGACGTCGGAACGATCCACGGCTACCGCGAGGCGATCAAGCTCCTCAGCGCGCGGGGCGCGGAGCGGATGCGGCCCGGTCTTCGGCAGCGGCCGCAAAAGAGCGATCCGACGGAGACCGATTCGCGGCGGGTCGCTTGA
- a CDS encoding NAD-dependent epimerase/dehydratase family protein has protein sequence MINGKKERPVLITGGAGFIGTNLAHRLLQAGHPVLIFDNLSRAGVEQNLRWLRERHGSRLQVTVADVRNAFALQRAVRQAASVFHFAAQVAVTTSLAEPIDDFEVNARGTLNLLEAIRVLESPPPLLFTSTNKVYGELEELPLRQGIKRYEPEAPEIRTYGIGESRPLEFHSPYGCSKGAADQYVLDYARTYGIPAAVFRMSCIYGPHQFGTEDQGWVAHFMIRAMESRPITLFGDGRQVRDVLYVEDLIDAFLLAQERIDFLSGKAFNIGGGPSNTTSLLELIHLIEAIGERPLTTHFEPWRLADQRYYVSDTRRFQSATGWSPRVGVEKGVRSLYAWLREARSEKPSLRGARARSASQIRSGRAAGKGAA, from the coding sequence ATGATCAACGGAAAAAAGGAACGACCCGTATTGATTACGGGAGGGGCCGGCTTCATCGGGACGAACCTTGCGCACCGCCTTCTTCAGGCGGGACACCCGGTGTTGATTTTCGACAATCTCTCTCGGGCCGGGGTGGAGCAGAATCTTCGCTGGCTGCGCGAGCGGCACGGAAGCCGCCTGCAGGTGACGGTGGCCGACGTGCGCAACGCATTTGCGCTGCAGCGGGCCGTCCGGCAGGCCGCCTCCGTTTTTCATTTCGCCGCGCAGGTGGCGGTCACGACGAGCCTTGCCGAGCCGATCGACGATTTCGAGGTCAACGCGCGCGGGACGCTGAATCTGCTCGAAGCGATCCGCGTTTTGGAGAGCCCTCCCCCCCTCCTCTTCACATCGACAAATAAAGTCTACGGCGAGCTGGAGGAGCTCCCCCTCCGGCAGGGGATCAAGCGTTACGAGCCGGAAGCGCCGGAGATCCGGACCTACGGCATCGGCGAATCCCGGCCGCTCGAATTTCACAGCCCTTACGGCTGTTCGAAAGGGGCGGCCGATCAATACGTCCTCGACTACGCGCGCACGTACGGCATCCCCGCGGCCGTCTTCCGGATGAGCTGCATCTACGGCCCGCATCAGTTCGGGACCGAAGATCAGGGATGGGTCGCCCATTTCATGATCCGCGCGATGGAGAGCCGGCCGATCACCCTCTTCGGCGACGGCCGGCAGGTTCGGGACGTTCTTTATGTCGAAGATCTGATCGACGCATTCCTCCTCGCTCAGGAGCGGATCGACTTCCTCTCGGGGAAGGCGTTCAACATCGGCGGCGGGCCGTCGAACACGACCAGTCTCTTGGAGTTGATCCATCTGATCGAAGCCATCGGAGAGAGGCCGCTGACGACGCATTTCGAGCCGTGGCGGCTCGCCGATCAGCGCTACTATGTCTCGGACACCCGCCGATTCCAATCGGCGACCGGCTGGTCGCCCCGGGTCGGCGTTGAAAAAGGGGTCCGGTCGCTCTATGCGTGGCTGCGGGAGGCCCGCTCCGAAAAGCCTTCGCTTCGCGGGGCCCGCGCGCGCAGCGCGTCGCAAATACGAAGCGGACGCGCCGCCGGAAAGGGGGCGGCATGA
- a CDS encoding CgeB family protein — MMLVIFGLTISSSWGNGHATFWRALGGAMARRGDRILFFERDVPYYAAHRDFTGSPGIDLVLYSHWEEAWRRAQTALSDADVAMVTSYCPDAVAASDLVLSSPARLRVFYDLDTPVTLERIRAGERVVYIPSQGLGDFDLVLSYAGGAALTELQKRLGARQVAPLYGCVDPSAHRPVPPVEFYRADLSYLGTYAADRQEALEQLFIAPARRLPRRRFVLGGSQYPNDFPWTPNLFYVRHIPPPDHPVFYCSSRLTLNVTRRPMVESGYCPSGRLFEAAACGVPLLSDLWEGLDQFFEPGTEILIARSAEEAIAAIESPEECLSKIARSARERALSAHTGERRADDLHQALEGACRPSVQDVTL; from the coding sequence ATGATGCTGGTGATCTTCGGTCTGACGATCAGCTCTTCCTGGGGAAACGGGCACGCCACCTTCTGGCGCGCCCTCGGCGGCGCCATGGCGCGGCGCGGGGACCGGATTCTCTTCTTCGAACGGGATGTTCCTTACTACGCCGCGCATCGCGATTTTACCGGCTCGCCCGGCATCGATCTAGTTCTCTATTCCCATTGGGAAGAAGCCTGGCGGCGGGCGCAGACGGCGTTGAGCGACGCCGATGTGGCGATGGTGACCTCCTACTGTCCCGATGCGGTCGCCGCGTCGGACCTGGTTCTCTCCTCGCCGGCGCGGCTCCGCGTCTTTTACGATCTCGACACCCCGGTGACGCTGGAGCGGATCCGGGCGGGCGAGCGGGTCGTCTACATCCCCTCCCAAGGGCTCGGCGATTTCGATCTGGTTTTAAGTTACGCCGGAGGGGCCGCCCTCACCGAGCTTCAGAAGCGGCTGGGGGCGCGGCAGGTGGCGCCGCTTTACGGCTGCGTCGATCCATCGGCGCACCGTCCGGTTCCGCCGGTCGAATTTTATCGGGCCGATCTCTCGTACCTCGGCACCTATGCCGCCGACCGGCAGGAGGCGCTCGAGCAGCTGTTTATCGCGCCGGCGCGGCGGCTCCCGCGCCGGCGATTTGTTTTGGGGGGGTCGCAATATCCGAACGATTTTCCCTGGACCCCCAATCTTTTCTATGTTCGGCATATCCCCCCGCCCGATCATCCGGTTTTTTACTGCTCGTCGCGGTTGACGCTCAACGTGACCCGCCGGCCGATGGTGGAGAGCGGCTATTGCCCTTCGGGACGCCTCTTTGAAGCGGCCGCCTGCGGCGTCCCGCTCTTAAGCGACCTCTGGGAAGGGCTCGACCAGTTTTTCGAGCCGGGCACGGAGATCCTGATCGCCCGAAGCGCCGAGGAGGCGATCGCGGCGATCGAATCGCCGGAGGAGTGCCTCTCGAAGATCGCCCGATCGGCCCGCGAGCGGGCGCTGTCGGCGCATACCGGGGAGCGCCGCGCCGACGATCTGCATCAGGCGCTGGAAGGGGCGTGCCGTCCCTCGGTCCAAGATGTGACGTTATAG
- a CDS encoding CgeB family protein, producing MNRRPRIAFFGSSLVSAYWNGAATYYRGIIRALHRRGYQIAFYEPDAYGRQAHRDIPDPPWAEVVVYPNQEAAVAKALAQARGADLIVKASGVGVFDELLESAVLEMRGPDTEVIFWDVDAAATLDRVGKDPADPFRSLIPRYDLILTYGGGDPVVRAYRSLGARACVPIYNALDPQTHHPVPPDPRFEGELAFLGNRLPDREARVEAFFFKAAEALPAARFLLAGSGWGDKGMPPNVYAVGHLYTRDHNAFNCTPRAVLNITRESMARNGFSPATRVFEAAGAAACLITDAWEGIELFLNPGEEVLVARDGADVAEQLRSLTPERARAIGEAARRRILAEHTYAHRAAQLEALLEGRETVQTGGMP from the coding sequence ATGAACCGGCGGCCCCGGATCGCCTTTTTCGGATCGAGCCTCGTCTCCGCGTATTGGAACGGGGCGGCGACCTACTATCGCGGCATCATCCGCGCCCTGCACCGGCGGGGCTACCAGATCGCTTTTTATGAGCCGGACGCCTACGGCCGGCAGGCGCATCGGGATATCCCCGATCCGCCGTGGGCCGAGGTGGTCGTCTATCCCAACCAGGAGGCGGCCGTGGCGAAGGCGCTGGCGCAGGCGCGCGGCGCCGATCTGATCGTCAAGGCGAGCGGCGTCGGGGTCTTCGATGAACTTCTGGAGTCGGCCGTGCTTGAAATGCGCGGGCCCGATACGGAGGTGATCTTCTGGGACGTCGATGCCGCCGCCACCCTCGATCGGGTCGGGAAAGATCCCGCCGATCCGTTCCGATCGCTCATCCCCCGTTATGATCTGATCTTGACCTACGGCGGCGGCGATCCGGTGGTGCGGGCCTATCGGTCGCTCGGGGCGCGGGCCTGTGTGCCGATCTACAATGCGCTCGATCCGCAGACGCATCATCCGGTCCCCCCCGATCCGAGGTTCGAAGGGGAGCTCGCCTTTCTCGGAAACCGCCTTCCCGACCGGGAGGCGCGGGTTGAAGCGTTTTTCTTCAAAGCGGCCGAAGCCCTTCCGGCCGCCCGGTTTCTCCTGGCGGGGAGCGGGTGGGGGGACAAAGGAATGCCGCCGAACGTTTACGCCGTCGGCCATCTCTACACGCGGGATCACAACGCTTTTAACTGCACCCCGCGGGCGGTCCTGAACATCACCCGGGAGAGCATGGCGCGCAACGGTTTCTCTCCGGCGACCCGGGTCTTCGAGGCGGCGGGGGCGGCGGCCTGTCTGATCACCGATGCCTGGGAAGGGATTGAACTCTTCCTCAATCCGGGAGAGGAAGTTCTCGTCGCGCGGGACGGGGCCGATGTCGCCGAGCAGCTTCGGTCGCTGACGCCCGAGCGCGCCCGCGCCATCGGAGAAGCGGCGCGGCGGCGAATTTTGGCGGAGCATACCTACGCCCATCGGGCGGCGCAGCTGGAGGCGCTGCTCGAAGGGAGAGAAACGGTCCAGACGGGGGGGATGCCATGA
- a CDS encoding protein-tyrosine phosphatase family protein, whose protein sequence is MEFHFCWVDDEKTLALGCYPTDADLRVLFREGINAVLSLQEHLIEGEPAMMCLHGVRRLAWANVPIQDGGDGGWDGVPTVEALAAAVAQIRAWHQEGRRVYLHCRQGIGRAPTVAIAYLILARGFHIAHAIARVVERHPGSDPSVYQLGVLIDYVRQRYETVHQRSALRPTAFAGKGNGMQSTGKTK, encoded by the coding sequence ATGGAATTTCACTTCTGTTGGGTCGATGATGAGAAGACGTTGGCGCTGGGGTGTTATCCGACCGATGCCGATCTTCGGGTGTTGTTCCGGGAGGGGATCAATGCCGTCCTCAGCCTTCAGGAACACCTGATTGAGGGGGAGCCGGCCATGATGTGTCTTCACGGGGTGCGCCGCCTCGCCTGGGCCAACGTGCCGATTCAGGACGGCGGGGATGGGGGGTGGGACGGGGTTCCGACCGTCGAGGCATTGGCGGCGGCGGTGGCACAGATCCGAGCCTGGCACCAGGAGGGACGCCGCGTCTACCTTCACTGCCGCCAGGGGATCGGCCGGGCGCCGACGGTCGCGATCGCCTATCTGATCCTGGCGCGGGGATTCCACATTGCCCACGCGATTGCGCGGGTGGTCGAGCGACATCCGGGAAGCGATCCGAGCGTCTACCAGCTCGGGGTCCTGATCGATTATGTCCGGCAGCGGTATGAGACGGTCCATCAGCGGAGCGCCCTCCGGCCGACGGCTTTTGCGGGCAAAGGGAACGGGATGCAATCGACGGGGAAAACGAAATGA
- a CDS encoding CgeB family protein, producing the protein MSGSRMSIVIFGLSITSSWGNGHATTYRSLVRGLRARGHDFTFFERNVPWYAENRDLPRPRHGRFELYENLEELKERFTEQVEEADLVIVGSYVPQGIAIGEWVTSTARGVTAFYDIDTPVTLAKLDRGEIDYLSKALIPRYHLYLSFTGGPILKRLEREYRSPMARPLYCSVDPDLYYPEEAEPTWSLGYMGTYSLDRQETLDRLLIEPARRWGEGSFVVAGSKYPESLSWPANVDRIEHLPPSRHRAFYNAQRFTLNVTRADMIRAGYSPSVRLFEAAACATPIISDLWPGLETFFKPGEEILLSRSPEETLRTLREIPEETRRAIGLRACDRVLAEHTAVQRAAELERYACEILNRRRPEPEPTTLGRVAS; encoded by the coding sequence ATGAGCGGATCAAGGATGTCGATCGTGATCTTCGGCCTGTCGATTACCTCCTCCTGGGGGAACGGACATGCCACCACTTACCGAAGTCTGGTCCGGGGACTCCGCGCGCGGGGCCATGATTTCACTTTCTTCGAACGAAATGTTCCCTGGTATGCCGAAAACCGCGATCTCCCGCGTCCGCGCCATGGGAGGTTCGAACTGTATGAGAATCTGGAGGAGCTGAAAGAGCGTTTCACCGAACAGGTCGAAGAGGCCGATCTGGTGATCGTCGGATCGTACGTTCCGCAGGGGATTGCGATCGGGGAGTGGGTGACCTCCACCGCGCGGGGGGTGACGGCGTTTTACGATATCGACACCCCGGTGACCCTCGCGAAGCTCGATCGCGGCGAAATCGACTACCTCTCCAAGGCGCTGATCCCCCGGTATCACCTCTATCTTTCCTTCACCGGCGGTCCGATTTTAAAACGTCTGGAGCGGGAGTACCGATCGCCGATGGCCCGGCCGTTGTACTGCTCGGTTGATCCCGATCTTTACTACCCGGAGGAGGCCGAGCCGACCTGGTCGCTCGGCTACATGGGGACCTACAGCCTCGACCGGCAGGAGACGCTCGATCGTCTATTGATCGAGCCGGCGCGGCGATGGGGCGAGGGATCGTTCGTCGTCGCCGGCTCCAAATATCCCGAAAGCCTCTCCTGGCCTGCTAATGTCGACCGGATCGAGCATCTGCCGCCGTCAAGGCACCGCGCCTTCTACAACGCGCAGCGGTTTACGCTGAATGTGACCCGGGCCGATATGATCCGGGCCGGTTATTCGCCGAGCGTCCGTCTCTTCGAGGCGGCCGCCTGCGCGACCCCGATCATCAGCGATCTCTGGCCGGGGCTGGAGACATTTTTCAAGCCGGGGGAGGAGATCCTTCTCTCCCGCTCCCCCGAAGAGACCCTCCGCACTCTGCGCGAGATTCCCGAAGAGACGCGGCGCGCCATCGGATTGCGGGCCTGCGACCGGGTGCTGGCGGAGCATACCGCCGTTCAGCGGGCGGCGGAATTGGAACGGTATGCCTGCGAGATTTTAAATCGCCGCCGGCCGGAGCCGGAGCCGACCACTTTGGGTAGGGTTGCATCATGA